Proteins from a single region of Ananas comosus cultivar F153 linkage group 3, ASM154086v1, whole genome shotgun sequence:
- the LOC109707261 gene encoding transcription repressor OFP13-like encodes MRKLKSSFKSFQEAITSIKPMNPICIQESRTHSFRDDDHNSNTNCIYSTPSTSSSYGLSKPIHFTHKHTNLEENLHNHDSTNTPMTHERFFFSPSSTKYIMEEWKKLEVEAVAANAELSFFKESVITAMASDDPYQDFRESMKEMVEAHRLKEWPQLEELLHCYLSLNEKETHKIIILAFVDLLMHIMSRDKEGFSASFPLPRHGSFGQYDEC; translated from the coding sequence ATGAGGAAGCTCAAGTCCTCCTTCAAATCCTTCCAAGAAGCCATCACAAGCATAAAGCCTATGAACCCCATATGCATTCAAGAGTCTAGAACACACTCCTTTAGAGATGATGATCACAATTCCAACACCAACTGCATCTACTCCACCCCTTCCACTTCCTCCTCATATGGCCTTTCCAAGCCCATCCATTTTACCCACAAACATACTAACCTAGAGGAGAATCTCCACAACCACGATTCCACCAACACACCCATGACCCACGAGAGGTTCTTCTTCTCCCCCAGCAGTACCAAGTACATAATGGAGGAGTGGAAGAAGCTCGAAGTCGAAGCGGTCGCGGCGAATGCCGAGTTATCTTTCTTCAAGGAGAGCGTGATAACTGCGATGGCGTCGGACGACCCGTACCAGGACTTTCGAGAGTCGATGAAGGAGATGGTGGAGGCGCACAGGCTGAAAGAGTGGCCGCAGCTAGAGGAGCTGCTGCATTGCTACTTGAGTTTGAATGAGAAGGAGACTCACAAGATTATAATACTTGCTTTTGTTGATTTGCTCATGCACATCATGTCCCGGGACAAAGAAGGCTTCTCCGCATCTTTCCCTCTGCCTCGACATGGATCTTTTGGGCAATATGATGAGTGTTAA